Genomic segment of Halostella limicola:
ACGACCCCCTTCGCCTCGTGTTCGAGGCTGTCGACCATGTCGTCGCGCAGTACGGCGGGTTCCATAGCCGATCTACCGACTCGACGCTAATCAATCGCGCGCTTGGACCCGGTTACCGCCTGCCGATCCGTCCCCGGAACGTCGCGCACGTCGACCGACTCGAACCCGGCGTCGAGCCACTCGCGGTACGCCGCCGCGGAGCGCGGACCGCTCTCGCCGGTCGCGAGCGCCGCGATCGCGTCGGCCGTCGCGCCGGGCGACCGGTCCGCGAGACGGTCCACGACCACGACGGTACCGTCGGGAGCGAGCGCGTCGGAGAGGCGGTCGATAAGATCGCGGGTTCCGTCCGCGGGCCGCCGGCGGTCCGCGGCGGGGACGAACGCGAGGTCCGCTTCGGGGAGCGGCTCGTCGTCGGTGACGAGGTCGACCGGTTCGTGCGCGAGGAACGGTCGGGAGACCTCGACGGCCTCGGAGCGGTCGACCAGCGTCACGTCGAAGCCGCGGGCGACGAACTCCTTGGCGTAGGTCCCGGGCGCGCCGCCGACGTCGAGTACGCGGTCGGCGGCCGGCCGCTCGCGGACCGCGGCGGTCACGCAGGCGCGGACGGTCGACTCGTCGGTCGCCGCGACCGCGCCGAGGCGGTTCCGCGTCCAGTCGTCAGACCGGTCAGGCGGGTCGCCCGTCCGCATCGTCTCCGGGAGCGACGCCAGCGCGTCGAACCGGTCGAGGGCGTGCGGGAGACGACCGATCGAGCGCACGTCGGTCTTGGCGAGCAGGCCGAGCGCACGGTTGGTCGGCTCGTGGGACTCGCCGACGCGTTCGAGAAATCCCTCGGTCGCGAGGGCGTCGATCGTCGCGCGCACGGCTCGCTCGGTGGTGTCGGTCTCGGCGGCGATATCGGCGGGATCGCCCGCGCTGGTCAACAGCGCGTCCAGCACGCCGGTCTCGCGGGCGGCCCACAGCAGCGCGAGCGTCTCGACGGACGCCGCGCCGCGCTCTCGTGTCGGCATGCGACCGCCTTCGGTCGCGACCGACAAAAACGGTCATAGAGTCGGTTGTCGGTCAGTTCCGTATTTCGCCGACGCGGGGACGGCGATAGCGGTACACAGTCCGTCCCTATCAGTCGCCGCCGCGCATCTGGACGAATCGGACCCCGCCGTGGTCCTCGCGTTCGAGGCCGTCCTCGGTCTTGCGGATCAGCTGGAGCGACTGGTGGCGCGTGCCGACGGGGGCGAGCACCCGCCCGCCGGTCCGCACCTGGTCGATCACGGCGTCGGGGACCGAGGCCGTCGCACAGGTGAGATACGCCGCGTCGTATGGCGCGTGCTCGGGCCAGCCCTCGCGACCGTCGCCCCGCCGGATCGATATCTCGCCGTAGCCGAGGTCCGCAAGCGTCTCGCGGGCCCGCTCGGTGAGTCGCTCGCCGTACTCGACGGAGTAGACGTTCTCGGGGCCGACCACCTCGGCGGTGACGGCGGCGTGGTAGCCACAGCCCGTGCCGATCTCCAGCACCCGATCGCCGGGCGAGAGCCGCAGGAGGTCGGTCATGATGGCGACCATGTGCGGCGCGCTGATCGTCTGGTCGTCGCCGATGGGCAGCGGGTGGTCCTCGTACGCGCGGTCGCGGCGGGACTCCGGGACGAACTCGTGGCGCGGGACCGCCCGCATCGCCGCAAGCGTCGCCTCGTCGTCGACGCGCTTCGCGAGCCGGTCGACGAGTTTCCCGCGGCGCTCCTCGTAGTCCTCCCCACCCCCGAACATGGCTACCAGGCCGACCAGGCGCTCGTCGTCTGGTCCCGGCCGTACAGCCGCTTGATGTCCTTCGCGATGGCGGCGTCGCCGTCGTAGTCCAGCTTGTCGAACTGGTACCCCTCGGCGTCGTCGCGGATGACGATGCCCTCGATCTCGAACTCCTCGTCACCGTGCTCCTCGACCTCGCCGACGGTGAACTCGTAGTCGCCGGGGACGAACACCTCGACGCTGCGGGTGTCCTCGCGGTTCCCGGTCCCCTCCTTGGGGTGGATGGTCGCGTTGACGCTCACGTTGTCGACGGCGCGCGTCCAGAACGTGTCGACGTCCTCGACGGTCGCCTCCTCGACGCGGCGCTGCTCGTCGAGTTCGAGGCCGGTGATCCGCACCGTCATGATCGCCTCCTCGGTGTCGAGCACGAACTCCTCACCGACGGCGACGGTCTCCTCGGGCGGCGCCTCGGCGGTCGCGGTGAACGACTCGCCGTCCTGAGAGACAACGACGTCGCGGCTCACTTCCTCGTCCTCCTCGATGCTAGTCTTGTGAACGTGGCTGCACTCGGTGCAACGCACCGTGGCCTGTCCACCGGGCTTGAGCACCTCGTGGACGGTCTCGATGTCCGGCGAACAGGACGGGCAGGTGGCCGCGACCCGTTCGGAAACGTCAGTCATGACCGACACTACTGGCCGTGCGCGTAAAAGCGATCGGAGTTGCGCGCTCGGGTGCGGGAGCCGCGCGTTACGTCGAAAGCGGCGTCTCGGGACGCCGCGCCCGCTCACCGGTCGAGCCGTCGGCAGGCGTCGAATCGGTCGTCGGTTAGATAGACGTCGCCGTCTCGGACCTCGATGGTCACCGCGTCGAGCGAGTCGCCGCGGCAGGGGCCCGCGGTACAGAACCCGTCGCCGCACTCGAACCGAGCGCCGTGTTCGTGGCAGACTACCTGCCCGTCGCTGACGATGGCGCCGTCGCCCGGGTCCAGACGCACCTTCGGCTTGTGTGGGCAGGAGTTGCGCCACGCCAGCACGTCGTCGCCGGAGCGCTGGAGGATGAACTCCGTTCCGCGCCGCCCGTCGAGCGCTTCGCACCGGAGCGTGCTCTCGCGGGGGACGTCCGCTACGGGCGCGACGAAGCGGGACTCGCCGTCCTCGTCCGTCGGGTCGGCGTTCGACGCGCTGTCGTCGGTCCCGCCGGAACTGCTCACGCTGAACCGGAACATCGCGTCGCCGGCGCTCACCTCGCCCTCGTCGTCGTGGATCCGGGCGGTCTCCTCCCCTCCCTCGGCCTCGACCGAAACGCGGTTCCCTTCACGCATGGGGACGACGTTGTTAGGCGGGCCTAAAACGCCTTTCGGAGCGCAGTCCCGCGACCCCCAGCGGGGGGCCCTCGATCACCCCGGACTCGGCTCCTCTACGCCCGACGTCTCGTCGACGGTCTCGTCCGACTCCTCGGTGCCGGCGGTCGACGTGTCGACCGTCGACGTCCGGCCGTGGAGCCAGTTGTCGAGGGCGAGGGGGCCGCTCCCGGTGATGAACAGCATGGACGCGAGGCCGAACAGCGAGATGTGGGCGATGACGGGGTCGTCGGGCAGGCCGAACAGCGTCGTGGTGAACAGGACGAACGCGACCCCGCAGCTCGCGCGGGTGAACAGGCCGAGGATCAGGACTGTCCCGAGCGCCATCTCGGTGAGGCCGGCGCCGACGACCCACATCCCGGGCTCGACCGGGACGACCGCGGTCAGGTCGTACTTCTCGACGACCTGAAGGGCGCGGCCGGGATTCAGCAGCTTCTCGACGAAGCCGAGGTAGACGAAGTTGAACCCGAGCGCAATGCGGACTGCCGTCGCCGCGTAGTCCTCGTAGGGCGAGACGACGGCGTCGAAGCGCCGCGAGACGTTCCGGACCGGGTCGATAGAGGAGTACAGCGTCCGGTCGTCGTCGGCCACCTCCTTGAACATCTGGTCCGCGCTGGGGCGGCCGCTCCCGACGAGGACGATGCCGAGGAGCGCGCCGACGTACTCGCTTGCGAGCAGGAGTTGGGGCTCGAAGGGGAGCCGCGCGAGGTAGGCGAGAAGCCCGAGGGCGGCGACGAACCGCGTCGCGAACCCGAACAGCAGGAGGAAGCCGATGCCGACCTGAAACAGGCGCGTTACCGCTGGCACCGCGGGGCTGAAGAAGTAGCCGGCGAACCCGGCGCCCACGAGCGGGAGGCCGATGCTCAGCCGGAGCATCCACGGGACGAGGTCGACGTACTCGTGGAGCGTGTTCCGGAGCACCGCCAGGTCGTACGCCGCGGGTCTGTAGCGGAGGTAGCCGGCCACCGCCACGGCGACGGCCAGCCCGCCGCCGGCGAACAGCGCGGCGTTGAGCGGGTCGCTCAGTACGTCGATCACGAAACGGATCGCGTCGACGGGATCGCCGGACCCCTCGGTGACGTACCGGACGTGGGCCCGCGCCCGTCCGGCGATCGTCGTCAGGAGCGCCGTCGTCGCCAGGATCCAGACGCCCGCACGTCGGGTGAACATAGGCTGTTGTAGGGGCGACGCCGCCGAAAAACCCGGGTGTTCGTTCGGCGCGTTCGAACCTATCGGACGCGCTGACCTAGCGGACGCCCTCGGGCAGGGCGACTTCCTCGCCGTCGGCGTACACGGTCGGGTCGCGGATGATCCCGTCGAGGTGGACGGGGGCGTCGGTGTCGCCGCCGATGCCCGCGTCGTCGCCGATCGCGACGTGGACCGTGCCGCCGGCCTTCTCGTCGAGGAGGACGGAGCCGACGAGTTCGGTGACGGCGACGTTCGTGCCGATGCCGAGCTCGGCAAGGTTGTAGGCCGCGTCGCCGACCTCCTCGGCGGCGGTCTCGACCTGTTCGCGGACCTCGTCATCGCTGATCGACGTGACGGTCCCGTCCTCCACCTCGAACGAGAGCGTCTCGCCGTCGCCGAGCAGGCCGTGGGGCATCATCGTCCCGTCGACGACGTACGTCCCGTCGGCGCTCTCGGGGCTGACGAACACCTCGCCCGCGGGCAGGTTCGAGAAGTCCCCGGGCTCGCGGACCATGCCGGTGTCCGAGAGCCACTCGCGGTCCCCGGGGTAGAACGTGATGTCGGTGCCCCGTTCCGTCGTCACGCGGACCTCCTCGGCGTCGGCGACCTGCTCCAGCATCGCCTCGCACTCGGCGGCGATGGACTCGTAGTCGGCGTCCAGGCCCGTGGTGAACACCTCCTCCGTGATGCCGGGCAGCGTCGCGCCGCGAGCGCCGGCCTCGCAGGCGTCGCCGCGTGCGCGAGTGTGGCTCAGGCTCTTCGTCGTCGGCGCGAGGAACACGTCGGCCTCCCGCATCGCCGCCGCGACGGGGGCCGGCGGCTCCTCGCCGTGCTGGTCGCCCGGCGGGTACCGAACGATCGTCGCGTCGTCGGTGATCTCGCTCGCCACCTCGTACAGCGCCTCGCCGATCGGCTCGCGCTTGTCGTCGGTGACGACGGCGCAGGACTCGTCGGCCCCGAGGTTCAGACACTGTTCGACCGCAGTCTCGGCGGGTTCCCGAAGGTCGGTCATGGGAGCACGTGCGCGCGGCGGGGGGTTAGTCCTTGTCTTCGATCCGCTCGAACGCGACCTCGCCGGAGTCCGTATCGAGTACGGCGACGTGGAGCGGGTCGGGAGCGGGCGGGATGGCGATACCGCCGGGGTTGATCCGGGCGGTGTCACCCTCCTCGTGGGCGCGCTGGTGGGTGTGGCCGTGGAGGACGTAGTCGTACTCGCCGCGCTCGACCAGCGCCTGTACGATGGGCATGCTGGTGCCGTGGTACACCGCGAACTCGGTGCCGTCGAGCGTCAGCTCGGCCATCTCGCCGTGGTACGTGCCGAACGCCTCGACCGCCGCCTGCAGGTTCCACTCGCCGTCGTTGTTGCCCCGAACGACGTGGAACTCCCACTCGTCGGACTCGAACGGCGTCGCCGAGAACGGCGCGACCACGTCGCCGCAGTGGACGACGGCGTCGACGCCCTCGTTCTCGAAGTGTTCGACCGCCCGCTCCACAAGGTCGACGTTGTCGTGCGTGTCCGAGACGATGCCGATACGCATGTGCGGCGGTACGGCGACACTCGGGATAAGCGTAGGCGGTCGCGGCGAGACCGGAAAACGGTGCGCCGCGGTCGGCGCCGGTCAGTCCCGGCGGAGCGCCTCGACGGCGGCGAGCGGTTCGCCGGTGAGTGCGCGGAGGTACGCGCCGCCGGCGATCGAGAGGTGGTCGAAGTTCTCGCGCCCGAGGTCGTACATCTCGACGGTGCGGGAGGTGTCGCCGCCGCCGACAACCGAGAAGCAGTCGCTCTCGGCGACCGCGCGGAGCACCTCGACGGTGCCGTAGCTGAACCGCTCGTCCTCGAAGACGCCGAGCGCGCCCTTGACCAGGACGGCCTCGCTCTCCTCGACGTGCGGGACGTACTTCTCGACGGTGTCGTGGCCGACGTCCATGTAGGAGACGGACTTCTCGTCGATGTCGTCGACGTCGTGCTCGGCGCGCTCGCCGTTCTCGTCTTCGTAGGCCATGTCCTCGGCGAGCGCGATGCGGTCGCCGTACTCCTCCAACACGCGTTCGATGGTCTCCGCGTTCTTCTCGTAGTTGTCGTCGTAGAGGTCGGGACCGTCGGGCAGGTCGCGGCCGACCGGGTAGCCCGCGGCGCGGAGGAACAGCTCGCCGACGACGCCGCCGAGCAGGAACTGGTCGACCTTCTCGTCGAGATGCTCCATCGCGGCGATGACGTCCTCGGCCTTGGTGCCGCCGAGCGCCATCGTCACCTTGCCGTCGAACTCGCGGCGCTCGACGCTGGTGTTGTACTCGTACTCGTCGACCATCACGCGGCCCGCGTAGGCGTCCATCACCTGCGGGAAGCCGACGATGGAGGCGTGCGCGCGGTGGGCCGCGGAGTAGGCGTCGTTGACGTAGGCGTCGAACTCGGGCGCGAGCGTCCGCACGAAGTCGCTCTCGGCGTGCTCCTCGGGGGAGCGGTCGCCGAGCTCCTCGTCTTCGAGGAAGCGGACGTTCTCGAGCAGGAGCGCCTCGCCGCCCTCGGTGTCGTCGATGGCGGCCAGCGCGTCCTCGCCGTACACGTCGTCGACGAACGCCACGTCGCGGTCGAGGTGGGAGGCGAGCACCTCGGCGTGGGACTCCAGCGAGACGAACGAGTCGCGCCCGGGGCGGCCCTGATGGGCCATCATGACGACCGCGTGGCCGTCGTCGAGCAGCTCCTGCACCGTCTCGGCGTGGCGCTCGAAGCGGCGGTTGTCCTGCGCGCGCCCGTCCTCGATGGGCGCGTTCAGGTCGAGTCGGACCAGCAGCCGCTGTTCGGGGTCGAGGTCGTCGAGAGTGTCGAACATGGGTTAGGCCGAAGGCTCGACCTCTGCGGACTTGTCCGTTTCCGTCTCGGCCACGAGACCGGCCATGTCCAGCATGCGGTTCGCGAAGCCGTACTCGTTGTCGTACCAGGCGAGGATCTTCACGAGGCCGTCCTCGGCCTCGACCTCCATCGTGGAGTTGAGATCGACCAGCGAAGAGAAGGGGACGCCGACGATGTCGCGGGAGACGACCTCGTCCTCCGTGTAGCCGAGGACGCCTTCGAGGTCGCCGTGGGCGGCCTCCTTGATCGCCTCGTTGACCTCCTCGGCGGTGACGTCTTCCGCCAAGTCGACGGTGAAGTCAGTGATGGAGCCGTCCGGGACGGGGACGCGCATCGCCATCCCGTCGAGCTTGCCCTCGAGTTCGGGCAGGACCTCGGTCGTCGCCTGCGCGGCGCCGGTCGAGGTCGGGACGATGTTCTCGGCGGCGGCGCGGCCGCGGCGGGTCTTGGCCATCGGCCCGTCGATGAGGTTCTGCGAGCCGGTGTAGGCGTGGACCGTCGTCAGCATGCCGGACTCGATGCCGAACTCCTCGTCGAGCACCTTGGCGACCGGCGAGATGGAGTTCGTCGTACAGGAGGCGTTCGAGACGACGTCCTCTCCCTCGTACTCGTCGTCGTTGACGCCGTAGACGATGGTCTTGACTTCCTTCTCGCCTTTCGGCGGCGCGGAGATGACGCACTTGTCCGCACCGGCCTCGACGTGCTTGTAGGCGTCGTCGTAGTTGCGGAACAGGCCGGTGCACTCGAAGGCGACGTCGACGTCGAGGTCGTCCCACGGGAGCTCGGCGGGGTTCTTCTCGGAGAAGAGCGGCACCGAGAGGTCGCCGACGGTGAGCTCCTCGCCGTCGAGGTCGACACCGTCGAGCGTGCCGTGGACGGTGTCGTACTCCAGCAGGTACGCCATGTCCTCGCTGTCCATCACGTCGTTGATCCCGACGATCTCGACGCCCGCCGTGTCCATCGCCGCGCGGAAGACGTTGCGGCCGATGCGACCGAAGCCGTTCAGGCCGACGCGGATCGGGTCGGTCTCGTCGGCGACGGCGCTGGCTGCGTTCGAACCTTTACTCATATCTGAATAATGGATCTGTGGGGGTAAAGTATTTATCCAAAAAGCTCCCTATGTTCGGAACTATTTAATTTATCGAAAGATTATGGTATATTCCTCGCCCGCCCGACAGCGTGCTCCCCCCCCCCACGGATCCGGTCGAACAATAATATATTCTACATAGTGAAGGATTACCACATTCCGATACGATAGCCGTCACGTCATGCGAAATTCACTGGCACTACTCGATTACGAGTTAAAATCTATCAAAAAGACACGAAAAGGTTATCCCCGTCAACGTGGGATACCAGTGTATGCTCCAGGTGGGCGTCAACGGGTACGGCACGATTGGCAAGCGCGTCGCGGACGCGGTTCGGGCGCAGCCCGACATGGAGATCCGCGGCGTGGCCAAGACGTCGCCGGACCACGTCGCCGAGAGTGCCAACCGCCACGGCTATCCGCTGTACGTAGCGGGTGCCGACGGGACGGGAGAGTTCAAGAGCGCGGGCCTTGACGTAGCGGGGACCGTCGACGAACTCGTCGCCGAAAGCGACGTCGTCGTCGACGCGACCCCGGGCGGGATCGGCGCCGAGAACAAGCCGCTGTACGAGGACCACGACACCCCGGCGCTGTTTCAGGGGGCGGAGTCGCCGGACGTGGCCGACGTCAGCTTCAACGCGCGCGCCAACTACTCGGAGGCGCTGGGCGAGGAGTACGTCCGGGTCGTCTCCTGTAACACGACCGGCCTGTCCCGGCTGCTCGCGCCGCTGTACGAGACGTACGGCGTCGAGCACGTCAACGCGACGCTGGTCCGCCGCGGCGGCGACCCCGACCAGTCCTGTCGCGGGCCGATCAACGACACTCTGCCGGACCCCGTGTCGCTCCCCTCGCACCACGGTCCCGACGTCCAGACGGTCTTCCCGGACCTCTCGATCCACACAGCCGGCCTGAAGGTGCCGACGACGCTGATGCACGTCCACAGCCTCAGCATCACGCTCGACGCCGAACCGAGCGAGGCGGAGGTCAGGGACCTGTTCGCCGACGAGGACCGCCTCTTCCTCGTCCCGGAGGGGATGGGCATCGACGGCGCGGGCGCGCTCAAGGAGTTCGCCCGCGACGCCGGCCGTCCCCGGGGCGACGTCTGGGAGAACTGCGTCTGGGAGGAGTCGATCACGACCGACGGTACCGAGCTCCACCTGTTCCAGGCGATCCACCAGGAGAGCGACGTCGTCCCGGAGAACGTCGACGCCCTGCGGGCCGTCGCCGAGCTCGCGGACGCCGAGGAGAGCATCGAACGGACGAACGAGACCCTCGGCGTCGGTATCTGATACGACCCCGCGCGCCTGCGTCTGACAGAAGGCTTTTGCCCGCGCGATCCTTACCCACGCCCATGCGACGCGACGACCGCGACGAGCCCTTCGACGACCTGTTCCGGGAGATAGAGCGCATGATGAACGAGATGATGGGGGCGGGATCCGGCAGCGCCGACATGCACTTCGAGAGTTCGGCCGGGTTCGGATCCGACACGCACGTCGACATCCACGAGACCGGCGACGAGGTCCGCGTCGTCGCCGACCTCCCCGGCGTCGAGAAAGACGACATCGACCTCAAGTGCGACGGCAAGGTGCTCACCATCAGCGCCGCCAGCGAGCGCCGGGAGTACGACGAGCGCGTCTCCCTGCCCGCGCGCGTCGACGAACACACCGCCGCGGCGACGTACAACAACGGCGTCCTCGAAGTGACGTTCGACCGCGCCGACGACGGCTCCGCCGACATCGACGTCAACTGACGAGGTCGCGCACGGCCCCCGCCAGGCGGTCGTAGAAGTCCGGCCGGTACTTCGTCGCCGCGTCGATGGTCGGCCGGGCGTTCGTCTCGTTGACTACCGTCCTTTCCTCCGTCACCAGCAGGTCGACGCCGAGAAACCGAACGCCGAGCGTCTCGGCCGTCCGCTCGACGAGCGCTCGCCGTTCCTCGTCCAGTTCGACGCCCTCGGCGACCGCCCCGCGGTGGACGTTGTGCTTCCACTGGCCCGCCGCCAGCGCGTCCTCGGGGAGGCGGCGCTCGACCGCGCCGACGTACTCGCCGTCGATCACCATCGCGCGGTAGTCGGTCGCGCCGGGCAGGTACTCCTGGACGAGAAACGACTTGTCGCCGGTCGCCCGGTAGTCGTGGACCAGGTCGAGGTAATCGACGACGCCGAGGAAGGAGTCGAGGTCGTGGGCCTTCGCCACCCCGACACCGCGCGTCGCCGAGTTCGGCTTGACGACCACCGGCGGGTCGAACCGCTCGAACGTCTCGACGAGCGCCTCCTGGTCGGCCGGGTTCGACACCATCACCGTCTCGGGCACGGGGAGGCCGGCCCGCCCCAGTTCCGCTATCACGCCGCCCTTGTTCCGCGAGGTCGCGACGGCCTCGCGGCCGTTCAGCCACGGCACGCCGAGCAGGGCGTCGACCGCCGCGCCCTCCATCAGCCTGCCGGGGAACACGAACCCCGCGTCGAACTCGTCGGGGTCGAACGGGACATCGCCGGTGAGGGGGATCGCCCGCTCGCGGGCGGGGACGTGCGCGACCTCGATCCCGCGCTCGGCGAGCGGGTCGGCCATCCGCTCGAACGTCTCCTCGCGGTTGGCGACCGCCAGTCTGAGCATGGCCGTACCTGCGGCTGGAGGGACGAAAAAACCGCGTGAAAGTGAGTGCGCCTGCTATCAGGCGACGAGGAGTTCCTCGCCGCGTTCGACGACGACGCGACACGGCGGCGAGATCTTGTTGTACGCGCGGCGGAACGCCTCCTTCGCGACGTCGGCGTCCTCGACCGAGCACCAGACGGTGAAGAGGCGGTCGTTGGCCGGGATCCGCGCGGCCGTACCGACGACCTTCCCGAACGCCTGACGCATCCCGTCGGAGACGCGGTCCGCGCCCGCCCCGGTCGCCTGCTTGTTCTCCCGGATGACGTGGTGGGGGAACTTCCGGAGGATCATCTTGTAGTTCTCCTGGCCGACCTCCTTGAGCATGTGGCGGTTGGCCGACAGGCGCGCGGCTTCGAGCGACCCGTGGCGGAGCTGGACCTCCTCCTCGGTGATCAGACTGATCTGGACGGGGTAGTCGTCGGGCTCCGTATCGACGTTCCCCATCTTGTGCTGTGCGATCTTGGACCCGGGGATACCGGTGATGTACTCTCGGCGCGTGTACGGCGGCTTGTCGATGTTCCGATACATCGAGGCGGGCTTGTCTGACATGGTTATTACAGGGTACTGAGGCTCACCGCGCGAATAAACCCTTCGAAGCAGTACTGCCAGCGCGCTCGCCGACCGCGGCGGGGTCCCGCGGCTCGACGGGCGGCGACCGGTGGAGAAAAACGAACGACGTATCGGCGTCAGCGGGCAACAGGTCCGGCGCTTCAGGCGGCCGCGACGCGGTCGCCGGTCTTCTCGACGACGCCCTGCGAGGTCAGCGTGTCGAGGACGCCGAACAGCGTGATCTTCTGCAGGTCTAGCGCGTCCTGGACGTCGTCGACGGTCGTCTCGCCGGTGACCGAGACGTAGAGGTAGACGAGCTTCGCGCACGGCGAGTTCAGTTCTGTCGGCAGCGTCGGTGCGGCGTCGGATTCGGTCGTGAGGGCCTGTTGCGGGCTCATGTTGTCTCGTCTCT
This window contains:
- a CDS encoding 50S ribosomal protein L16, with amino-acid sequence MSDKPASMYRNIDKPPYTRREYITGIPGSKIAQHKMGNVDTEPDDYPVQISLITEEEVQLRHGSLEAARLSANRHMLKEVGQENYKMILRKFPHHVIRENKQATGAGADRVSDGMRQAFGKVVGTAARIPANDRLFTVWCSVEDADVAKEAFRRAYNKISPPCRVVVERGEELLVA
- a CDS encoding TrmB family transcriptional regulator encodes the protein MSPQQALTTESDAAPTLPTELNSPCAKLVYLYVSVTGETTVDDVQDALDLQKITLFGVLDTLTSQGVVEKTGDRVAAA